From the genome of Cydia pomonella isolate Wapato2018A chromosome 1, ilCydPomo1, whole genome shotgun sequence:
GCTCGACGGGTCttggccatgaatgggttaaTTGAGCGTTTTTAAAAGTACCCGAATAGCTTTGAATATTGACAGCCGAAAATCGAGGTGCATGTATTGGATGACAGTAGGAGCTATAGGTAGGAGCGTAGGTGGGAGTATAATTGAAGATATTTCTTTTCATTGTGATAAGTGggcttatatttaatttatttaaatgtgtcGTTAGCTGCTTTTTTCCAATTCTCTAATGGCGAATGACAGAGAAGTATTACGTGAAATTTGGGATGGAAAGTTACCAATCTGCTTTCAATTACATCAAGAAGAAATAATGGAAATTCAACAGCCCGATCCGTTCTATGTAATGGTTCCCAGATTAAGTTATTTTCCTTTGGTTACTGATAAGGTacctaaattgtatttttaatatgcGTAAGGTATTTTACTCCTAAAGAGCCTTGTTATACCTCtctaacaaaatatatacaaacatattttttcggATGTTTCATTTGTATCTTTCAGAGTTTCTTTGCAACTTTCCAGATGAAACGACATTTTCTAAGATACACATCTCAAGAAAATGCAGATAATGAAATGTGGCTTGACTTCAACGGGCAACCCCTCAAGTGGCACTATCCTATAGGGTTTTTGTATGATCTCTTTTGCGGAAACGACCCGCAGCTGCCATGGAACCTCACTGTGCACTTCACCAAGTTCCCAGAAGCTGTGCTCCTACATTGTCCCAACAAGTAATCTTCTATAATGAAACCTTTACATCAAATGTTTAGAATTTAGAAATAAGGGGGTAAACAATTAAatagttaatagttattttttgcattagaataacagtaaacaatcttgacatgtcattttgttaaaaattattagatacgctttttaaaaattagttcatgttatttatgaaagtagaaaaaattgaataatcaataaatcatatatgatttataattgttatatatttgctgagacttatttttcaaatttttttttaataattagatATGTCAAGATTGCTTACCTTCATtcttatgataaaaaataaacaaataatgcTAATCCATCTGtttgatagtttattttcttttagtatCAAATACAGTACAATCTCACTAATTCTGCACTACTATTTTAGGAATTCAACTTTCTGTTCCTAAAGGACTGATATAAATGCTGGCTGCACAGCTAGATTACTGGAAATGTTGGGTTTACTGGAAGTTAGAgtaaatcatattattttgatatacaTTGTAAACTATATATAGGAACACTCAAGGGCCCGGACACCTGAGAAGTTTTCcttaaatatagataaataaatgttatactaAAGTAACTATAACCTAAAATGTTAAATGGCTGTAGCCAAAAATTACCATGTAGGCAATGAAACATGTTACATGAAGTTATATGAAGTTTATACTGtataaattcaaagaaaattgGACTGCTATTTGGATTTTAACCATTCATAAAGGCAATGCAGTGTGATAACGTAAGTGTAGACTTGGACATCAAATTACTGGATGTACCAGGCCATTGAAGTGCTGGATTATCGAGATTTCACTGTATATGCATCAGTATCCAGtttcatatatataatataataatgacaGTGGTGTAAAAGAaccatattattaatatatttacattagAGCAAATTCTAAATAGTCTATGCATTTTCCAGAGATGTTGTGGAAGCACATTACATGTCTACTGTAAAGGAGGCTGATGTCCTCAAGCATCGGGGCCAAGTCATGTCTACCATGCAGAAAAAAGATCACAATCAGTTATGGCTTGGCTTGCAGAATGGTAtgcattatattttatacatacataataaattataatgcaAGTAAAAGTTTAGGCTGGTTTCATCTAAGttcaaaaaacaattttgtattgaagtcttataaatatatcatatTAAGCTAATTATCTGAGCATGTTAtggatattattatttgtatctccttggatttcacaaCCCTTTACATCCCGGttttttgataggcttgcatgggcATAGAGAtacaacacgtagaggcccctggGAGATCTTTAATGTCATATTATCTCTTCAGCTTAGAACTTTCTAGTTTGAATCCTAAATCAGGCTAAATCTCCACTACACTATTTTAGTGTCCATTCATCTTTTCAAGAAATTTAATGCTTTTTATTCTGAccttctaaaattaaataaactttattgtaccATCGATGCCCCCGAAATGTTTCCCCTTGCTGAAAGAGTGGAAATACctatcaaatttaaatttaataagatgtagcataaatattattatgtcacTGACATTTTGCCGTGATTTCGTAGACTGAAAAGTCGTTAAACTGCCCCCTCCATTTGCCCCTTACTGATCGcgtaataaaatgtaacttcCATTGCACTCCCTTCCCTTCTCCCTCAGTCCCTCTCCCCCTTCTCGGCTACTGACGgtttatacttaatttatttacagaCAAATTCGATCAGTTCTGGGCAATAAACAGAAGATTGATGGAGTCGCACGGTGATAGCGAAGGCTTCAAGCACATTCCAATACGAATATACTCCGACGACGGAACCTTCAGTCAGCATCTAGTCAGTCCAAAGAACAGTGATAAAAGTAGGAAAATACTCCAGCAGATGATAGCAGAACTATATCCTGATAAGCCTGACGGTTTGTGAACTACATGCTCATTTAGACAGTGTGGGAACTCACACGAGAGTTTCAATACATTGCGGATTCATTACATGATCGATCGGCTGAATTGGATCTGgtctcaatagtccgcaatgtaagtGAACTCCCATGCGTGTTCGCGCCCCATATTAAgggggaagaatagctttgcgatcctaggtttataggtttcgcttaaaaaaaattgtattgccaatttggaaaaaaaaggaaaacctataaacctagtttttcattgtgtcaataacatactaaaaaatcatggagaatggaaaatatttagaagtggaaaaacgatTTCTCTTTTTGTACGTACTATCGCGTGGTATAATTCCCTCTTAATGAGCCCTTAAATAGTTTTATATCTGTCGCAAATTAGTTACAGGTAACCTTAAAGGATACTCGATTTGTAGTTTAACCCAAAATTTACGGTTCCCCAATAAGTTACGTTTAAGATTGATTTAGCACATGAGATTTTCAGGTAATTGAGTTGTTCCAATAAGATAATATTCTTACCAGTAGGTAAGGGTATAATCTTGTAAGAAAAATTTCCTATAAAAAGTCCAATGATAAAATAATTGTCGCAACATTTTGAACAAATTAAGTGTGCAACCATCCAATGCGACTTGGAGGGACTGACATCTTGTGGCCTTAATCGGTAACTTAAATTAACATTGATACTTCGCGCCTATAAAGCTGAATCACCTGTGCTGCCCTCCACAGTGCAGGTACGCCCCCCGTTTTGCGGCCTTTGAAATGattaattagtatttatatTTCCAGTGAAGTTACGGACGCACGGCATCGTGATACCGCGCGACGCGCCGCTGCAGTGGCTGTCGGAGCACCTCAGCTACCCGGACAACTTCCTGCACCTTTGCTTGTGCTAACTTTGCTTAATAGTAACATATATACTTAATCAACAATAAATTTAACGCATTCCTTAAACACATTGCGtaattttttgagtttatctAGTGTCTAATATATCCCGAACGAGATTAGCTTaacttaacgcattcactgccaacgttttcgtagcgctacacgcgtagccgattctagcgttttcccgctttgtagaggaaagcgactacgaacagagcgcctgccaagcgggttcccggcactcaatgtgttaaatatAACCGACGCCAACGCACGACTTGGTTAAAATATGAACTTTCGTGGGACGACATCTTCATAGAgtttgttcggaaagagaagagtcgtggaatgtatggggcccaatacattccacgactcttctctttccgaacataCTCTATATCTACTATTTGGGAGATGGCAACTGTCAAATAAGCAACAGCCAGCCACTAGGGCGGCGCCACAGTCATGCACGGAGCGAGTaagcttttatatatatatcaaaagtcaaaagtcaaaatattctttattcaaataggcctagcaacaagcacttttaaatcgtcaaattttacaaatatcatctaaaGACAAAGCGGGCGAAGGAACTATATacgttaacaaaaggtgtaaaatttcaacgactaaatctatcaactttacatttttgctttaaaatcgtTACGGGGCTCCTAATATTCAACGGTCGTAAATTGAGTATGCGGATGCTGTATAGTCGAGTTCACAAACTTCTTGACAAGCCAATGTTCCAAAAACGTGTACACGCCTCTAAGACACTGATGTGACAATAAGGCagtgtacataatatattttcaccacTTTTGAGCAAAGGCTCTCATAATTATTCGAAAACTGAttaaaaagttgaattttatccacTAGAGTAGCAAAGTGAATTGATGCAAAGTTTGAGCTGTTTCATCGTGTTAtatggtagaattgacttttaaatttattgattttgaatgataaatatttttcatttctcatgctctgaaagtaggTCGTAGtggttctaaaaagtgtgctaAAAATTATACGTGTCTACGGGTTATtctcactagttaccaccaagttgttaccagtggtaaccactgggatttttttttccaccttttaccactggttggttaaagcactctatatttatactatttttattagaattgaacgctaaccaaatgttggtggtaactactgggaaaaaaaatcccactagttaccaccaaaccaccttggtggtaactagtgggaataacccgtgtCTGCTGTAGAGCACTGcagtactttctaagtacgtttttttcccTTTTGCTACTATATAGCAATAATTATTGTTGGATTAAAATGGATTCACTTTCCActctaatatttataaaaagtacttcccattttataaataacgataatttttacctaaattgctAATTCAAAGTACCCTTAAGAAATACCACACTTTCCTCGTATgctaaatgaaaagtagtgtaaAACTGGGGCGATAGGCagcatttcatcccttggttaacaatctactataataGCGTTcttttggtttttatttataatattctacAGTCAGTATTTTTctcacgttggtgtggtgaaaatgtttctctcggtagcaaagtttgtttatcCTTCAtaccttgaaaccctcgtaaCGCTCAAGATTACGCTTTCAATTTTGCGgtccaattttggaatctttcgcttgctcggctATCAATATTAGCTCGAGACACATTGCTCTCttgtaatacaaataagtaTTTGGGAACGTTGTAAATAGGTATGTTTGTTACTCAAACGAAGATGTTACCTGAAAGTTGTCGCTTTGTTATCAAATAACGCGATAATTTGAATAGAATTCGATTCACGTGCGACGTCGTGTTTTGTTTGAAACTAGACAATTCAGAGAGATCTCGAAGCCTTCTTCCACCTTCTTCTGACCtgattaaaattattcattgcTAAGCTCAGCGCTACGTCGCAGCCAgaccaaatgatttttttggtatgatGTATTTTCAATGCGGCCAAATCCGTGCAAGCAATTGCTGCTTTGTCGATGAAATTAAGAATCGTGTAGGTAATATTGTTTGAAAAAGTGTACGTGCACGGAATTTCCCTCAGACAGATTTGGCCGCATTGAACTCATAGAAATATTGTGTAAAGGCGAAACGACAATTTGTTGTGTTTAACTAGAGCTGAATGAGTTAAATCTTATAAAATGGACTACAAAATAGTcttgcggtggcagcatggttgcatttcaTCGCTTGTCATTATGCCTGCACTTACATACCTaattgttagaatgtgacaggcaatAAAAATGTGACAGTGCCACAGCCGCTGGAAAAAATCAGTCAGAAACTGGCACCaataatgaaaaatgaaaagtaattcACAAATcctaaatataagtaataaacatCAGTTTTAAGCACTATATGATTCAGAATTCTGCAAACGATGTGTTAATGTGGGCCCAGATTAGCGCCGGCTATTTTAAAGCAAGTGTACATAGTAGAAAATGTTTAAATGTTCTAAAAGTCGGTCCAAAAACACACTGGTTTTTGGACTTGGTCTTGGAGTTCCGACTCGCGCAGCAACGTGAACGTGTGGCCGGGAATGTTATTTCCTTGAAATCTAGTTAAAATGAAGGTGTGCAGTGCTGAGGTACGAGGTGTATCCTCCGAGGTTGTCGAtgcttatattataattgttggGGGAGGGTATAGAAGCAAGGGCGGATCtaccgttgtgggcacgatgggcatgcccacaaccctaatagggtgc
Proteins encoded in this window:
- the LOC133523675 gene encoding autophagy protein 5 isoform X1, whose amino-acid sequence is MANDREVLREIWDGKLPICFQLHQEEIMEIQQPDPFYVMVPRLSYFPLVTDKSFFATFQMKRHFLRYTSQENADNEMWLDFNGQPLKWHYPIGFLYDLFCGNDPQLPWNLTVHFTKFPEAVLLHCPNKDVVEAHYMSTVKEADVLKHRGQVMSTMQKKDHNQLWLGLQNDKFDQFWAINRRLMESHGDSEGFKHIPIRIYSDDGTFSQHLVSPKNSDKSRKILQQMIAELYPDKPDVKLRTHGIVIPRDAPLQWLSEHLSYPDNFLHLCLC
- the LOC133523675 gene encoding autophagy protein 5 isoform X2, translated to MANDREVLREIWDGKLPICFQLHQEEIMEIQQPDPFYVMVPRLSYFPLVTDKMKRHFLRYTSQENADNEMWLDFNGQPLKWHYPIGFLYDLFCGNDPQLPWNLTVHFTKFPEAVLLHCPNKDVVEAHYMSTVKEADVLKHRGQVMSTMQKKDHNQLWLGLQNDKFDQFWAINRRLMESHGDSEGFKHIPIRIYSDDGTFSQHLVSPKNSDKSRKILQQMIAELYPDKPDVKLRTHGIVIPRDAPLQWLSEHLSYPDNFLHLCLC